In the genome of Raphanus sativus cultivar WK10039 chromosome 4, ASM80110v3, whole genome shotgun sequence, one region contains:
- the LOC108853890 gene encoding methylenetetrahydrofolate reductase (NADH) 2-like, translating into MKVVDKIKSWTDEGKTTFSFEFFPPRTEDGVDNLFERMDRLVAYGPAFCDITWGAGGTTADLTLDIVSRMQNVVCVESMMHLTCTNMPVEKIDHALETIRSNGIQNVLALRGDPPHGENKFVQVEGGFGCALDLVNHIRSKYGDYFGVAVAGYPEAHPDVIGENGLASKEAYESDLEYLKKKVDAGADLIVTQLFFDTDILLKFVNDCRQIGIKCPIVPGIMPINNYKGFLRMIGFCKTKIPAEVMAALEPIQDNEEAVKAYGIHLGTEMCKKILAHGIKSLHLYTLNMEKSALAILMNLGMIEESKISRSLPWRRPANVFRIKEDVRPIFWANRPKSYISRTKAWEDFPQGRWGDSRSASYGALTDHQFSRPRARDKKLQQEWVVPLKSVEDIYEKFKELCLGNLKSSPWSELDGLHPETKIINEQLAKINTKGFLTINSQPSVNAERSDSSTVGWGGPGGYVYQKAYLEFFCSKDKLDEVVEICKAMPSITYIAMNKGESWVSNTSQSDVNAVTWGVFPAKEIIQPTIVDPSSFNVWKDEAFETWSRNWANLYPEADPSRNLLEEVKNSYYLVSLVENDYINGNIFKVFADL; encoded by the exons ATGAAGGTGGTAGATAAGATCAAGTCATGGACCGACGAAGGCAAAACGACCTTCTCCTTCGAGTTCTTCCCACCGAGGACGGAGGATGGAGTCGACAACCTCTTCGAGCGTATGGATCGTCTCGTCGCATACGGTCCAGCCTTCTGCGATATCACGTGGGGAGCTGGTGGAACAACGGCGGATCTCACGCTCGACATTGTCTCTAGGATGCAGAACGTTGTCTGCGTCGAGAGCATGATGCATCTCACGTGTACTAACATGCCTGTTGAGAAGATCGATCATGCGCTTGAGACGATACGGTCTAATGGGATTCAGAACGTTCTTGCGCTTAGAGGTGATCCTCCTCACGGTGAGAACAAGTTTGTTCAGGTTGAAGGAGGGTTTGGTTGCGCTTTGGATCTTGTGAATCATATTAGGAGCAAGTATGGTGATTACTTTGGTGTCGCCGTTGCTGGTTATCCTG AGGCTCATCCTGATGTCATTGGTGAAAATGGCCTAGCGTCCAAGGAAGCTTATGAGAGTGATCTTGAGTACCTTAAGAAAAAG GTTGATGCTGGAGCTGATCTGATTGTTACTCAGCTTTTCTTTGACACTGATATACTCTTAAAATTTGTGAATGACTGTCGGCAAATTGGTATCAAGTGTCCCATTGTTCCTGGAATCATGCCCATTAATAACTACAAAGGATTCTTGCGTATGATTGGTTTTTGCAAGACCAAG ATACCAGCTGAAGTCATGGCAGCATTGGAGCCTATCCAGGATAATGAAGAAGCTGTGAAAGCCTATGGTATTCACCTTGGAACAGAGATGTGTAAAAAGATCTTGGCTCATGGGATAAAATCTCTTCATCTCTACACATTGAACATGGAGAAATCAGCTCTTGCAATATTGATG AATCTTGGTATGATTGAAGAGTCCAAAATTTCTCGCTCTTTACCATGGAGACGTCCTGCTAATGTTTTCCGTATTAAGGAAGATGTGCGTCCCATTTTCTG GGCAAACCGTCCCAAGAGTTATATTTCTAGAACCAAGGCCTGGGAAGACTTCCCACAAGGTCGATGGGGTGATTCACGCAGTGCCTCATACGGTGCACTCACTGATCATCAG TTCTCCCGTCCACGAGCACGTGACAAGAAGCTTCAACAAGAATGGGTTGTCCCATTAAAAAGCGTTGAAGATATTTATGAG AAATTCAAGGAGCTCTGTCTTGGAAACTTAAAAAGCAGTCCATGGTCTGAACTGGATGGACTCCATCCAGAGACAAAGATCATAAACGAGCAGCTGGCGAAAATCAACACCAAAGGGTTCTTGACAATCAACAGCCAGCCGTCAGTCAACGCAGAGAGATCTGATTCTTCAACTGTTG GATGGGGCGGTCCTGGTGGATACGTATACCAAAAGGCTTACCTAGAGTTCTTCTGCTCAAAGGACAAGTTAGATGAAGTTGTTGAGATATGCAAAGCTATGCCATCTATAACTTACATAGCTATGAACAAAGGTGAAAGCTGGGTGTCAAACACTTCACAGTCTGATGTGAATGCTGTCACTTGGGGTGTTTTCCCGGCTAAGGAGATTATACAACCGACCATTGTTGATCCTTCTAGCTTTAACGTCTGGAAAGATGAAGCGTTTGAGACTTGGTCAAGAAACTGGGCTAACTTGTACCCTGAAGCTGACCCTTCTAGAAACTTGCTTGAGGAGGTGAAGAACAGCTACTATTTGGTAAGTTTGGTAGAGAATGATTACATCAATGGTAACATATTCAAAGTCTTTGCAGATCTTTGA